A single window of Sphingobacteriales bacterium DNA harbors:
- a CDS encoding ABC transporter permease codes for MNLTYNIAKRYLFSKKQTNAVNIIAGVSATSIGVGAMALVMVLSVFNGLESLVKSMYTVFYPEIVVTSNASKTFEINTELEQMLKQENNILHYSFILEDNALLEYGGQQQIATIKGIDRNYFKVIPEFDSFVVKGTKDVFYNNGEFMLLGAGIAYGLNLNTTESIEPVGIYMPKKTAASLSNVENSFQKQYIYSCGSFAISDEFDTKYVLVPLSFFQQLSMQYNQISKVEIKLKDKNNDAATIASLQQKLGADFQVKNRYQQNEILYKVLRTEKWIVFAILAAILCIASFNITGALSMLVLDKKKDLAVLTALGLERNDVVKLFLLEGVLLSLLGAVVGIVLAVIFLIIQDKIGIVPMPGSTFVIQHYPVKIQLLDIIVVFILVILIGIVASWLPSKYAAKNIEKEYLSYLS; via the coding sequence ATGAATTTGACGTACAACATTGCCAAACGATATTTATTTAGTAAAAAACAAACCAATGCAGTAAATATTATTGCTGGCGTAAGTGCTACATCTATTGGTGTTGGTGCAATGGCATTGGTTATGGTACTTTCAGTTTTCAATGGATTAGAAAGTTTGGTAAAATCTATGTACACTGTTTTCTATCCAGAAATAGTTGTTACTAGTAATGCATCTAAAACATTTGAGATTAATACAGAATTAGAGCAAATGTTAAAACAAGAAAATAATATACTACATTATAGTTTTATATTAGAAGATAATGCTTTGTTGGAATATGGCGGACAACAACAAATAGCAACAATCAAAGGTATTGATAGAAATTATTTTAAAGTCATTCCAGAGTTCGATTCTTTTGTAGTAAAAGGCACTAAAGATGTTTTTTACAACAATGGAGAATTTATGTTGTTAGGTGCTGGAATTGCTTATGGATTAAATTTGAATACCACAGAATCTATAGAGCCAGTTGGAATATATATGCCAAAGAAAACAGCAGCATCTTTGTCTAATGTCGAGAATTCATTCCAGAAACAATACATCTATTCTTGTGGTTCGTTTGCTATCTCAGATGAGTTTGACACCAAATATGTGTTGGTACCTTTGTCTTTTTTTCAGCAATTGAGCATGCAATATAATCAAATATCAAAAGTAGAAATTAAACTAAAAGATAAGAATAATGATGCAGCTACAATTGCATCACTGCAACAAAAACTTGGAGCAGATTTTCAGGTAAAAAATAGATACCAACAAAATGAAATACTATATAAAGTATTAAGAACAGAAAAATGGATTGTTTTTGCCATCCTTGCAGCCATTTTGTGCATAGCATCATTTAATATCACTGGAGCATTATCTATGTTGGTGTTAGATAAAAAGAAAGATTTGGCAGTGCTTACAGCATTAGGCTTAGAAAGAAATGATGTTGTAAAATTATTTTTATTAGAAGGTGTGTTGTTGTCTTTATTAGGTGCAGTTGTTGGTATTGTATTGGCAGTAATTTTTCTTATTATCCAAGATAAAATAGGTATAGTGCCAATGCCAGGAAGCACATTTGTTATACAACATTATCCAGTGAAAATCCAATTGTTAGACATTATTGTAGTGTTTATTTTGGTGATATTAATTGGAATTGTGGCATCGTGGTTGCCATCAAAATATGCAGCAAAAAATATAGAAAAAGAATACTTAAGTTATTTGAGCTAA
- a CDS encoding BamA/TamA family outer membrane protein — protein MFNFIYTQHIRYKYSYAKVGFILIIFLLQACSATKHVLKDDESLLVSNQIILKIDKNSGADKAELQSNLAKQVVYNQQPNKKFLSFFRLKLGLYAMSYRKTNKILAEDGDLLKNNPDAFYKKYPKLKRKKDKNSMYMEEFSGEPPVLFDSLALKSSEEKMKNYLFYKGYFDNEIKSSYKTKNKKTNAIYEVTPKDDHRYRNIYYIAEDSVLGAIVIKNKKNSLLKPGEIFDIENIKEERDRIAVDIQNEGYFTFSADFIILKIDSTIGNHQIDAYLTVKNEIDSSLHKKYVYLDVNLNINYDNKVENKKINLYDRLKDTICNVNFNVVRNSIYPRILAKSLRLKPNDIYTVREQLATRSNLYGLGVFKYVNIKHEPFSFSPEEMGLITTIDCVPNKRHSISNKLELNTNAQSTLGFSISASYINKNVFKTAAKLYFSIRGGVDFQIQKRAEDSLRLNAINNVNVSSEVRISLARIAPSFKKNNCNTYEKYKPKTNIALNYNFQRRLLLYSLHAININYGYEWYNDKFRHMFSPLSFTFVRPNNISEAFQDKLDTNSLLARSFDDQFILGQEYTFFYTNQNINLGKYKNHFSFRGSLNLAGNIIFGFSSLSKNKEKPYTLSGIPFAQFAKIELEPKYFFNFKKQQSLGFRMFVGLGIPYGNSSYDGTAIMPYIRQFSAGGPNSLRAWLFRQVGPGGTGNRYLNSRLLDQTGDLKLEWNAEFRFNIFKLFKGAVFTDAGNIWMYKKNTDRPNAEFNFKRFGKEIAWDAGVGIRLDLSFFVIRFDVALPIYDPGYAAVNENIKWLPDIIKERRSTYNQYKSDNPAINKKYMRKNIYGRLPGLNIAIGYPF, from the coding sequence ATGTTTAACTTCATTTATACTCAACATATACGATATAAATATTCTTACGCAAAGGTAGGTTTTATTTTAATTATTTTTTTACTTCAGGCGTGTAGTGCAACTAAACATGTACTCAAAGATGATGAATCATTACTTGTTAGTAATCAAATTATATTAAAAATAGATAAAAATAGTGGTGCAGACAAAGCAGAATTACAATCTAATTTGGCAAAACAAGTAGTCTACAATCAACAACCAAATAAGAAATTTCTTAGTTTTTTCAGATTAAAACTTGGTTTATATGCAATGTCTTACAGAAAAACCAATAAAATATTAGCAGAAGATGGTGATTTACTAAAAAACAATCCTGATGCGTTTTATAAGAAATATCCTAAGCTCAAAAGAAAAAAAGATAAAAATTCCATGTACATGGAAGAATTTTCTGGTGAACCACCAGTGCTTTTTGACTCATTGGCTCTAAAATCTTCTGAAGAAAAAATGAAAAACTATTTATTCTACAAAGGATATTTTGACAATGAAATAAAATCATCATACAAGACAAAAAACAAAAAGACTAATGCAATATATGAAGTAACGCCTAAAGATGACCATAGATATAGAAATATATATTACATAGCAGAAGATTCTGTTTTAGGAGCGATAGTTATAAAAAATAAAAAGAACTCATTATTAAAACCTGGGGAAATATTTGATATAGAAAATATAAAAGAAGAAAGAGATAGAATTGCTGTTGATATTCAAAACGAAGGATATTTTACATTCAGTGCAGATTTTATTATTCTAAAAATCGATAGTACAATTGGCAATCATCAGATTGATGCTTATCTAACTGTAAAAAATGAAATTGACTCTTCTTTGCACAAGAAATATGTTTATCTCGATGTAAATCTCAATATCAATTATGACAATAAAGTTGAAAATAAAAAAATTAATCTATATGATAGATTAAAGGATACAATTTGTAATGTGAACTTTAATGTTGTAAGAAATAGCATTTATCCAAGAATTTTAGCAAAATCTTTAAGATTAAAACCAAATGACATTTACACAGTAAGAGAACAATTAGCAACAAGAAGTAATTTATATGGACTTGGTGTTTTTAAATATGTAAATATTAAACATGAGCCATTTTCATTTTCTCCAGAAGAAATGGGACTGATTACTACGATTGACTGTGTACCTAATAAAAGACATTCTATTAGCAATAAATTAGAACTTAATACAAATGCACAAAGCACACTTGGATTCTCTATTTCTGCATCTTACATTAATAAAAATGTATTTAAAACTGCTGCAAAATTATATTTTAGCATCAGAGGTGGTGTTGATTTTCAAATTCAAAAAAGAGCTGAAGATAGTTTAAGATTAAATGCCATCAATAATGTGAATGTTTCTTCAGAAGTAAGAATCTCATTAGCAAGAATTGCGCCATCGTTTAAGAAAAACAATTGCAATACATACGAAAAATATAAGCCAAAGACAAACATTGCATTAAACTATAATTTCCAAAGAAGATTATTATTATACTCACTACACGCCATCAACATTAATTATGGATACGAATGGTATAATGATAAATTCAGGCATATGTTTTCTCCATTAAGCTTCACTTTTGTTAGACCAAATAATATTTCCGAAGCTTTTCAAGATAAATTAGACACCAATAGTCTATTAGCACGTAGTTTTGATGATCAATTTATACTTGGTCAAGAATATACATTCTTTTATACAAATCAAAATATCAATTTAGGAAAATATAAAAATCATTTTTCATTTAGAGGAAGTTTGAATTTGGCAGGAAACATAATTTTTGGATTTTCATCTTTATCAAAAAATAAAGAGAAACCTTACACACTTTCAGGTATTCCTTTTGCACAATTTGCAAAAATAGAATTAGAACCTAAATATTTCTTTAATTTTAAAAAACAACAATCTTTAGGATTTAGAATGTTTGTTGGACTAGGCATTCCTTATGGAAATTCATCTTATGATGGCACTGCAATCATGCCGTATATTCGTCAATTCTCAGCTGGTGGGCCAAACTCTTTGCGTGCTTGGTTGTTTAGACAAGTTGGTCCTGGTGGCACTGGAAATAGATACCTAAATTCTAGACTACTTGACCAAACTGGAGATTTAAAATTAGAATGGAATGCTGAGTTTAGATTTAATATTTTTAAATTATTTAAAGGTGCTGTATTTACTGATGCTGGGAATATTTGGATGTACAAAAAGAATACTGACAGACCAAATGCAGAATTTAATTTTAAAAGATTTGGAAAAGAAATTGCTTGGGATGCAGGCGTAGGAATTCGATTAGATTTATCATTTTTTGTTATAAGATTTGATGTTGCACTGCCAATTTATGATCCAGGATATGCTGCAGTAAATGAAAATATAAAATGGCTTCCAGATATTATAAAAGAAAGAAGATCGACATACAATCAATATAAATCAGACAACCCAGCTATCAACAAAAAGTATATGCGAAAAAATATATATGGCAGACTACCTGGATTAAATATTGCTATTGGATATCCTTTTTAG
- a CDS encoding DUF2461 domain-containing protein: MISKNTFSFLADLSKNNNKEWFEANKPRYQKAQHEIKNLLSVWINEFGKIDENIAHLEPSKCIFRIHRDVRFSKDKSPYKLNLGAFIVCGGKNSNLAGYYLHIEPNKCFFGAGNYAPTPEQINKIRQEIDYNFRDFQSIVSDKKFATTFGKLDDEQKLKRAPKGYEEDNEAIEYLKLKSFTVFAKVKDTEILKPDFMHRLVELSTMSKPLIDFLNTAVD; the protein is encoded by the coding sequence ATGATAAGTAAAAATACATTTAGTTTTTTAGCTGACTTAAGTAAAAATAATAACAAAGAATGGTTTGAAGCAAACAAACCAAGATACCAAAAAGCACAACATGAAATTAAAAATTTACTTAGTGTTTGGATAAATGAATTTGGTAAGATTGATGAAAATATAGCACATTTAGAACCCAGTAAATGTATTTTTAGAATTCACCGTGATGTGCGCTTTTCCAAAGATAAATCACCATATAAATTGAATTTGGGCGCTTTTATTGTTTGTGGTGGTAAAAACTCAAATCTAGCAGGATATTATTTGCATATAGAACCAAATAAGTGCTTTTTTGGCGCAGGAAATTATGCACCAACGCCAGAACAAATCAATAAAATTAGACAAGAAATTGACTATAATTTCAGAGATTTCCAAAGTATTGTAAGTGATAAAAAATTTGCAACTACATTTGGAAAATTAGATGATGAGCAAAAGCTGAAAAGAGCACCAAAAGGTTATGAAGAAGATAATGAAGCAATTGAATATTTGAAATTAAAATCATTTACAGTTTTTGCAAAAGTAAAAGATACAGAAATACTAAAGCCAGATTTTATGCATCGTTTAGTAGAACTGAGCACAATGTCAAAGCCATTAATCGATTTCTTAAATACTGCTGTAGATTAA
- a CDS encoding phosphoadenylyl-sulfate reductase: protein MSFEVAIKSIEEKINEYKSADKKLFVSSSFQTHSIPMLHILSKIDNTIPVLFLNTGYLFPKTIAYKDQIANLYNLNVIDVKSATPRNMQKDYNGRLLFASDPDFCCHLNKVQPMEPFLHQYDIWINGVRADQNANRANMKIEQATPQRAMRYHPMLQWTKQMIWQYIKENKIPQHPLENDGYTSIGCEPCTRKIDPNMMQDERMARWFGLNKTECGLHTELIK from the coding sequence ATGTCATTTGAGGTAGCAATAAAATCGATAGAAGAAAAAATTAATGAATACAAAAGCGCAGATAAAAAGCTGTTTGTATCATCAAGTTTTCAAACACATTCTATTCCAATGTTGCATATTCTATCTAAAATAGACAATACCATTCCAGTATTGTTTTTAAACACTGGCTATCTTTTCCCAAAAACAATTGCATACAAAGACCAAATTGCAAATCTTTATAATTTGAATGTGATAGATGTAAAATCTGCAACACCACGTAATATGCAAAAAGACTACAACGGAAGATTATTATTTGCATCTGATCCAGACTTTTGTTGTCATTTGAATAAAGTACAGCCAATGGAGCCATTTTTGCATCAGTATGATATTTGGATAAATGGTGTGCGTGCTGACCAAAATGCCAACAGAGCAAATATGAAAATTGAGCAAGCAACACCACAACGTGCTATGAGATACCATCCAATGTTGCAATGGACAAAACAAATGATTTGGCAGTACATAAAAGAAAATAAAATACCGCAACATCCATTAGAAAATGATGGCTATACAAGTATAGGTTGCGAACCATGTACTAGAAAAATAGACCCAAATATGATGCAAGATGAGCGTATGGCAAGATGGTTTGGATTGAATAAAACTGAATGTGGACTACATACAGAATTAATAAAATAA
- the rbfA gene encoding 30S ribosome-binding factor RbfA yields the protein MESKRQNQVSKLIQINLSEIFQRDLSHFLENALVSISNVFITPDLYICRVYLSIFNHPKPEDVLKKIQEHKKQIRGILGNKIRNKMRTIPEIEFYLDDTIDEIFKIESILKEVKEKDESIAKNRTDDDTAI from the coding sequence ATGGAATCTAAAAGACAAAATCAAGTAAGTAAGTTAATTCAGATTAATTTAAGTGAAATTTTCCAAAGAGATTTGTCGCATTTCTTAGAAAATGCTTTAGTAAGTATATCAAATGTTTTTATTACACCAGATTTATATATATGTCGTGTGTATTTAAGTATCTTCAATCATCCAAAGCCAGAAGATGTATTGAAAAAAATACAAGAACATAAAAAACAAATAAGAGGAATTTTAGGTAATAAAATTAGAAACAAAATGCGTACTATTCCTGAAATTGAATTCTACTTAGATGATACAATTGATGAAATATTTAAAATTGAATCAATACTAAAAGAAGTGAAAGAAAAGGACGAAAGTATTGCCAAAAACAGAACTGATGATGATACAGCAATATGA
- a CDS encoding ABC transporter ATP-binding protein gives MLIPFLQLIFKAEEISAIAQPIWKNYTSIQTYITDYLSYLIAELINQKGKLMALAFICICTACIFFLKNLSRYLALFVLAPIKTGLSSSLRQKLYEKVVHFDTFHLNNQNKGDITTRLTTDIQEIEYGILFFLEVVLREPITILITFIAMLVISVKLTLFVLIVLPLSGYIIAWIGKKLKQTSKRAQQIQGNLQTIIDESINNHEAIQLYQSENYFINLFNKLNLEYLKLNTFMLRRRDLSSPLAEFLGIVVVLVVLFFGGSMILKQQSDLKPELFITYIVIFSQIIQPAKVFSNAFYFIQKGMASLERVEELLAVENKINDTANSLSLQEIQGNIEYRNVSFNYAEQNILQGINLDIKKGKKIAIVGNSGAGKTTLTKLLMRLYDVNEGEILIDNINIKNIRLADLRKQIAWVSQQALLFDDSIENNILLGKVKDDRLFKNACTQAQVDDFVLALPHQYKTTIGHGGTKLSGGEKQRICIARALYKNASILILDEATAHLDTHNEQKIKDIIHQLSADNTIIIISHRFSTIQHCDEILVLNNGRIVEKGTHKELMATSNIYAQLIKSDFSN, from the coding sequence ATGCTAATTCCTTTTCTTCAATTAATTTTCAAAGCAGAAGAAATATCAGCTATTGCGCAACCAATTTGGAAGAATTATACATCCATACAAACTTATATCACAGATTATTTATCGTATTTGATTGCTGAACTCATTAATCAAAAAGGAAAACTAATGGCGTTAGCTTTTATTTGCATTTGTACTGCTTGCATATTCTTTTTAAAAAACTTGAGTAGATATCTTGCTTTGTTTGTGTTGGCTCCAATCAAAACTGGCTTATCATCATCACTTAGGCAAAAATTATATGAAAAGGTGGTGCATTTCGATACATTTCATCTTAACAATCAAAATAAAGGCGACATTACCACAAGACTTACTACTGATATCCAAGAAATAGAATATGGCATTTTATTTTTCTTAGAAGTTGTACTGCGTGAGCCAATTACCATCTTAATAACATTTATTGCAATGCTTGTAATTAGTGTAAAACTCACACTATTTGTATTGATTGTTTTGCCACTTTCTGGCTATATTATTGCGTGGATTGGAAAGAAACTAAAACAAACATCAAAAAGAGCTCAACAAATACAAGGCAACCTACAAACTATTATTGACGAAAGCATCAACAACCACGAAGCAATTCAACTATACCAATCAGAAAATTATTTTATAAATTTATTTAATAAATTAAATCTTGAGTATTTAAAGCTTAATACATTTATGCTGAGAAGAAGAGATTTATCGTCGCCTTTGGCTGAATTTCTAGGCATTGTAGTCGTATTAGTTGTATTGTTTTTTGGTGGCAGTATGATACTCAAACAACAATCTGACTTAAAACCTGAATTATTTATAACCTATATTGTGATTTTCTCACAAATTATTCAGCCAGCAAAAGTATTTTCAAATGCATTCTATTTCATACAAAAAGGAATGGCATCATTAGAAAGAGTAGAAGAGCTTCTTGCTGTAGAAAATAAAATAAATGACACTGCAAATAGTTTATCATTACAAGAAATACAAGGAAATATTGAATATAGAAATGTATCTTTTAATTATGCTGAACAAAATATATTGCAAGGCATCAACTTAGATATAAAAAAAGGCAAAAAAATAGCTATTGTTGGAAATTCTGGTGCTGGAAAAACAACATTAACAAAATTATTGATGCGATTGTATGATGTGAATGAAGGCGAAATTCTCATAGATAATATAAATATTAAAAATATTCGTTTAGCTGATTTGCGAAAACAAATTGCTTGGGTGTCTCAGCAAGCCTTACTTTTTGATGATAGTATAGAAAATAATATTTTGTTAGGCAAAGTAAAAGATGATAGACTTTTTAAAAATGCATGTACACAAGCTCAAGTAGATGATTTTGTGCTTGCACTGCCTCATCAATACAAAACTACAATTGGACATGGTGGCACAAAACTTAGTGGTGGTGAAAAACAAAGAATTTGTATTGCACGTGCTTTATATAAAAATGCATCTATATTAATCTTAGATGAAGCAACTGCGCACCTTGATACACATAATGAGCAAAAAATAAAAGACATTATTCATCAACTATCAGCAGACAATACTATTATCATCATTTCACATAGATTTTCTACCATTCAGCATTGTGATGAAATTTTAGTATTGAATAATGGTAGAATTGTAGAGAAAGGCACACACAAAGAATTGATGGCAACATCAAATATCTATGCACAACTCATTAAGTCAGATTTTTCTAACTAA
- a CDS encoding SDR family oxidoreductase has product MKVLITGGAGYLGTELVKKLVQIKEIEEIVVYDNLSKGNYNFFLCTCIGGDNIRFVEGDILDTRKLKKELAKVDAVIHAAAKVATPYTDHDPHMYEQINHWGTAELSYAIEECNIKKFIHISSVSVYGSSVKNQMMNEQSKLNPKTYYSISKMRGESFAERLFDKIPTHIVRLGNLYGFNQSMRFDAVINRFAFDANFTKKISIHGDGMQERSFINIDKAAKIITQLLIKEDAPNNICNLTDFNMSIMDIAMTMKEIYPDLEMQFINQHLKLRNLSVESNCDIFDLIPKETSSFKQEMQHMIMQFAFH; this is encoded by the coding sequence ATGAAAGTTTTAATAACTGGTGGAGCTGGGTACTTAGGTACAGAATTAGTAAAAAAATTAGTTCAGATAAAAGAAATTGAAGAAATTGTAGTGTATGACAATTTGAGTAAAGGAAACTACAACTTCTTTCTATGTACATGCATAGGTGGTGATAATATTCGTTTTGTAGAAGGTGATATTCTTGACACTAGAAAATTAAAAAAAGAACTTGCAAAAGTTGATGCTGTAATACATGCCGCAGCAAAAGTAGCTACACCATACACTGACCATGACCCACACATGTATGAGCAAATCAACCATTGGGGAACAGCCGAGCTATCTTATGCTATTGAAGAATGTAATATCAAAAAATTTATACATATTAGTAGTGTGTCTGTTTATGGTTCATCAGTAAAAAACCAAATGATGAATGAACAGTCTAAGCTAAACCCAAAAACATACTACAGCATATCAAAAATGCGTGGCGAAAGTTTTGCAGAAAGATTGTTTGACAAAATACCTACACATATTGTAAGACTTGGAAATCTTTATGGTTTTAATCAGAGTATGCGATTTGATGCAGTTATCAATAGATTTGCTTTTGATGCAAACTTTACAAAAAAAATATCTATTCATGGTGATGGTATGCAAGAACGTTCTTTTATAAATATTGATAAAGCTGCAAAAATAATTACACAATTATTGATAAAAGAAGATGCGCCAAATAATATTTGCAATCTTACAGATTTCAATATGAGCATCATGGATATTGCCATGACAATGAAAGAAATTTATCCTGACTTGGAAATGCAATTCATCAACCAACATTTAAAACTCAGAAACTTAAGTGTAGAATCTAATTGTGATATTTTTGATTTAATACCAAAAGAAACCAGTTCGTTTAAACAAGAAATGCAACATATGATTATGCAATTTGCATTTCATTGA
- a CDS encoding RNA methyltransferase, whose translation MLSINEVKHINSLKIKKYRNKYSEFIAEGRKVITELIQNGFFCKKIYIANDEILDIPNHISVQNITLNELKKISNQTHPSSALAIFEIPIPKIIEEYNNWVIALDNIQDPGNLGTIIRIADWFGIKHIVCSQDCVDAYNPKTVQASMASIANVNVLETDLKQFFDEHKTFEVHAAMLAGTNIQEYKFPKKGILLIGNEGKGINDGLLSYVQKQITIPKFGKAESLNAAIATSIIVAQIKLS comes from the coding sequence ATGTTGAGTATAAATGAAGTTAAACATATTAATTCGCTCAAAATTAAGAAATACCGCAATAAATATTCCGAATTTATTGCGGAAGGTAGAAAAGTTATAACAGAATTAATACAAAATGGATTTTTTTGTAAAAAAATATACATTGCAAACGATGAAATTTTAGATATCCCAAATCATATTTCAGTTCAAAATATTACATTAAATGAGTTGAAAAAAATTTCTAACCAAACTCATCCATCATCAGCATTAGCAATTTTTGAAATTCCAATACCAAAAATCATTGAAGAATATAATAATTGGGTTATTGCATTAGACAATATTCAAGATCCAGGGAATTTAGGAACAATTATAAGAATTGCAGATTGGTTTGGAATTAAACATATTGTTTGCTCTCAAGATTGTGTAGATGCATATAATCCAAAGACAGTGCAAGCAAGCATGGCTTCGATTGCAAATGTAAATGTATTAGAAACAGATTTAAAGCAGTTTTTTGATGAACATAAAACATTTGAAGTGCATGCAGCAATGTTGGCTGGTACAAATATTCAAGAATATAAGTTTCCGAAAAAAGGAATATTGTTAATTGGAAATGAAGGAAAAGGCATCAATGATGGCTTGTTGTCATATGTACAAAAGCAAATTACAATACCAAAATTTGGCAAAGCAGAGTCTTTAAACGCTGCAATTGCAACATCAATTATTGTTGCACAAATAAAATTGAGTTAA
- a CDS encoding Lrp/AsnC ligand binding domain-containing protein — protein MKTENIDDIDISIINIIKNNSKTTYAEIGKQINVSAGTVHIRIKKLEEMGIILGYRTEIDYKKLNYDITAFLGIYLQKSSSYEMVAVQLKKIPEVVDIHYTTGLYSMFIRIICKDTEHLRSVLMDKIQTIEEITRTETFISLHESYSRALKIE, from the coding sequence ATGAAAACAGAAAACATAGATGATATTGATATCAGCATCATTAATATTATTAAAAACAACTCAAAAACTACCTATGCTGAAATTGGAAAACAAATAAATGTTTCAGCTGGTACTGTGCATATCAGAATAAAGAAATTGGAAGAAATGGGCATTATTCTAGGTTACAGAACTGAGATAGATTACAAAAAACTCAATTACGATATTACTGCATTTTTGGGCATTTATTTACAAAAAAGCTCATCTTATGAAATGGTTGCAGTGCAGCTTAAAAAAATACCAGAAGTTGTGGATATACACTACACAACTGGATTATACTCTATGTTTATTAGAATAATTTGCAAAGACACAGAACATCTTAGAAGTGTACTGATGGACAAAATACAAACCATTGAGGAAATTACAAGAACAGAGACATTTATTTCATTGCATGAAAGTTATAGCCGTGCGCTAAAAATTGAATAA
- a CDS encoding NAD(P)/FAD-dependent oxidoreductase has protein sequence MELKIPYSSNKRVVIIGGGFGGIEVAKQLRNHDFQVILLDKHNYHTFQPLLYQVATGGLEPGSIAYPLRKFMQEIPNGIYRYAEVQQIDVAKKQLKTDIGELSYDYLIIATGSTTNFFNLPADTTSRMMQMKDIPQALNIRSFILENYEEALLVDDLESKQALLNIAIVGGGPTGVELAGAIGEMRRKILPKDYPELDFRNMQVHIFDATDRLLNAFSPENSEKALKYLKDFDVHVWLNTLVTGYDGKNVILNNGKSVLANTLIWAAGVKGLPIEGLPKETIIGGGRIAVDEYCKVKDCENIFAIGDVACMSQEQYPKGHPMVAPVAIQQGDLVANNLIRTLKNKEPKAFKYLDKGSMATVGRNRAVMESNGIKMGGFIAWLAWLVVHVMTLIGFRNKLTVLLGWLYNYFTYDRTLRLIIRPFKKKE, from the coding sequence ATGGAATTAAAAATACCTTATTCAAGCAACAAAAGAGTTGTTATTATTGGCGGCGGATTTGGCGGAATTGAAGTTGCAAAGCAACTTAGAAACCATGACTTTCAAGTTATTTTGTTAGATAAACACAATTATCATACATTTCAGCCATTACTTTATCAAGTAGCAACAGGTGGTTTGGAACCAGGTAGTATTGCATATCCATTAAGAAAATTTATGCAAGAAATTCCGAATGGAATATATAGATATGCCGAAGTTCAACAAATAGATGTAGCAAAAAAACAATTGAAAACAGATATTGGAGAATTATCATACGATTATCTAATTATTGCAACTGGAAGCACAACAAACTTCTTTAATTTGCCAGCAGATACTACTTCAAGAATGATGCAAATGAAAGATATTCCACAAGCATTAAATATTAGAAGTTTTATATTAGAAAATTACGAAGAAGCATTACTTGTAGATGATTTGGAAAGCAAACAAGCATTGCTCAATATTGCAATTGTAGGTGGTGGACCAACAGGCGTAGAATTGGCTGGTGCAATAGGAGAGATGCGAAGAAAAATTTTGCCAAAAGATTATCCTGAGTTAGATTTTAGAAATATGCAAGTTCATATTTTCGATGCAACAGACAGATTGTTGAATGCATTTAGTCCAGAAAATTCAGAAAAAGCATTAAAATATCTTAAAGATTTTGATGTACATGTGTGGCTCAATACTTTGGTAACTGGATATGATGGTAAGAATGTAATACTAAATAATGGGAAATCTGTTTTAGCAAATACTTTAATTTGGGCAGCTGGCGTAAAAGGTTTGCCAATTGAAGGATTACCAAAAGAAACAATAATTGGTGGTGGCAGAATTGCAGTAGATGAATATTGCAAAGTAAAAGATTGTGAAAATATATTTGCCATTGGCGATGTTGCATGTATGTCTCAAGAACAATATCCAAAAGGACATCCAATGGTTGCGCCAGTAGCCATACAACAAGGTGACTTGGTTGCAAATAATTTAATAAGAACTTTAAAAAATAAAGAACCAAAAGCTTTTAAATATTTAGACAAAGGCTCAATGGCTACTGTTGGTAGAAATAGAGCAGTGATGGAAAGCAATGGTATAAAAATGGGTGGATTTATTGCATGGTTAGCATGGCTTGTAGTGCATGTAATGACACTCATTGGCTTTAGAAATAAATTGACTGTTTTATTGGGTTGGTTATACAACTATTTTACGTATGATAGAACTTTAAGACTAATCATAAGACCATTTAAAAAGAAAGAATAA